In a genomic window of Streptomyces koelreuteriae:
- a CDS encoding protein kinase family protein: MAERSTAAVDVADNSDDTSLTAKADQSTADGVAKNRERDTDSDEVQESTRTDGPGTTSPPELHSGHKLARRYRLEECVTRLDGFSSWRAVDEKLRRAVGVHILPADHSRARSVLAAARSSALLGDPRFVQVLDAVEENDLVYVVHEWLPDATELTPLLASGPLEPYDAYQMVSQISSAMAAAHREGLAHLRLNPNAVLRTSTGQWRIRGLAVNAALRGVTTETPQRTDTEAIGALLYAALTQRWPYESDAYGLAGLPKDIGLIAPDQVRAGVHRGLSELSMRALVNDGATASRHESPCTTPEELVKAIGEMPRIRPPEPAFTAPPEYQRTTYQQGTYGRQAPRLGATQPVPTPPPPLQSRTGKALKWAVSALLIAALGLGSWQLADALMDQGGKTDEPNQTQTPGGGEKNQKRPVSKPITIEGAQDFDPFGNDGSENPDEIDQLYDTAPGTYWETSFYTSADFGRLKSGVGVILDLGKVQQVGKVTVSFKGDTSAELRAAGDSGTQPQSFDGYTKVADGSGTTVALKPDKSLSTRYLLVWLTKLPLTEQGNYRARVVDIKVTS, translated from the coding sequence GTGGCGGAACGTAGTACGGCTGCCGTCGACGTGGCAGACAACAGCGACGACACGTCGCTGACCGCCAAGGCGGACCAGTCCACGGCCGACGGGGTGGCCAAGAACCGGGAGCGGGACACGGACAGCGACGAGGTACAGGAGAGCACCCGGACCGACGGGCCCGGAACGACCTCGCCGCCGGAACTGCACAGCGGGCACAAACTCGCCAGACGCTACCGCCTCGAGGAGTGCGTCACCCGTCTGGACGGTTTCAGCAGCTGGCGTGCCGTGGACGAGAAGCTCCGCCGTGCCGTCGGCGTGCACATCCTGCCCGCCGACCACTCACGGGCCCGCTCGGTCCTGGCCGCCGCACGCTCATCCGCGCTTCTCGGCGACCCCCGCTTCGTCCAGGTGCTGGACGCGGTGGAGGAGAACGACCTCGTCTACGTCGTCCACGAGTGGCTTCCCGACGCGACGGAGCTGACCCCGCTCCTCGCCTCCGGGCCGCTGGAGCCGTACGACGCCTACCAGATGGTCAGTCAGATCTCCTCGGCCATGGCCGCCGCGCACCGTGAGGGTCTCGCCCATCTGCGGCTGAACCCCAACGCCGTGCTGCGCACCTCGACCGGTCAGTGGCGCATCCGCGGGCTCGCCGTGAACGCCGCCCTGCGCGGCGTCACGACCGAGACCCCGCAGCGCACCGACACCGAGGCCATCGGTGCCCTGCTGTACGCGGCGCTCACCCAGCGCTGGCCGTACGAGAGCGACGCCTACGGCCTGGCGGGGCTGCCGAAGGACATCGGCCTGATCGCACCCGACCAGGTGCGTGCCGGTGTGCACCGCGGGCTGTCCGAGCTGTCCATGCGCGCGCTCGTCAACGACGGTGCCACCGCCTCGCGGCACGAGTCGCCGTGCACGACGCCCGAGGAACTGGTGAAGGCGATCGGCGAGATGCCCCGCATCCGTCCGCCGGAGCCGGCGTTCACGGCCCCGCCCGAGTACCAGCGCACGACGTACCAGCAGGGCACGTACGGCCGCCAGGCCCCGCGTCTCGGCGCCACCCAGCCGGTCCCGACCCCGCCGCCCCCGCTGCAGAGCCGCACGGGCAAGGCCCTGAAGTGGGCCGTGTCCGCGCTCCTGATCGCCGCACTGGGCCTCGGAAGCTGGCAGCTCGCGGACGCGCTCATGGACCAGGGCGGCAAGACGGACGAACCCAACCAGACGCAGACACCGGGCGGCGGCGAGAAGAACCAGAAGAGGCCGGTCAGCAAGCCGATCACCATCGAGGGCGCCCAGGACTTCGACCCGTTCGGCAACGACGGATCCGAGAATCCGGACGAGATAGACCAGCTCTACGACACCGCTCCTGGCACCTACTGGGAAACGAGCTTCTACACGAGTGCCGACTTCGGTCGGCTGAAGTCCGGTGTGGGCGTCATCCTCGACCTCGGCAAGGTCCAACAGGTAGGAAAGGTGACTGTGTCCTTCAAGGGGGACACCTCCGCTGAGCTCCGCGCGGCCGGGGACTCGGGTACACAGCCCCAGTCCTTCGACGGCTACACCAAGGTCGCCGACGGCTCAGGTACGACTGTTGCCCTCAAGCCCGATAAGTCGCTCAGCACGCGGTACCTCCTGGTGTGGCTGACCAAGCTGCCACTGACGGAGCAAGGCAACTACCGCGCCCGAGTCGTGGACATCAAGGTGACCAGCTGA
- the murJ gene encoding murein biosynthesis integral membrane protein MurJ, whose product MNAPYDGDRGRAAGSSGYPESGGPEGPPAEHGQVPPQPPADMYLQDAYDQDPYRAQDLSAQDPVAEALYDRAAHPPPPAGTYQPQQMYAQPPQSPYAPDPQVWAQTPAPEPEGPTRHLPYGDDPRTTQFVGVDDLVSQAGEPRQEPDAFAHLYRDQQQNSGHPSYEQPSVPGPSQAPGQMAQGQYTAQGQYGAQGPYGAPGQTAPAPPLVDEPPAPEPAASPAPKKGGRAAGLMKSSAVMAAGTMVSRLTGFIRSALIVSAIGVGFLGDTFQVAYQLPTMLYILTVGGGLNSVFVPQLVRAMKDDEDGGEAYANRLLTLVMVALGGLTALAIFAAPLLIRLMSPSIASDPAANQVAITFVQYFLPSIFFMGIHVVMGQILNARGKFGAMMWTPVLNNIVIIVTLGMFIFVYGTAADSGMKVTTIPPEGQRLLGIGVLLGLVVQALAMIPYLRETGFRLRLRFDWKGHGLGKAMTLAKWTILFVLANQAGAMVVVWLSTAAGKASPMDGTGFSAYANAQLIWGLPQAIITVSLMAALLPRLSRSAAEGDAGAVRDDISQGLRTTAVAIVPIAFGFLSLGIPMCTLMFGSSGTSAATNMGFMLMAFGLGLIPYSVQYVVLRAFYAYEDTRTPFYNTVIVAAVNAGASAVCYFVVPARWAVVGMAASYGLAYAIGVGVAWSRLRKRLGGDLDGARVLRTYARLCIASIPAALLSGAACYGIGQTIGQGVLGSLAGVLAGGAVLLGIFFVAARRMRIEELNSLVGMVRGRLGR is encoded by the coding sequence ATGAACGCGCCGTACGACGGTGACCGCGGCCGTGCCGCGGGCAGCTCGGGCTACCCCGAGTCGGGTGGGCCCGAGGGCCCGCCGGCCGAGCACGGCCAGGTACCGCCGCAGCCCCCCGCGGACATGTACCTCCAGGACGCCTACGACCAGGACCCCTACCGGGCACAGGACCTCTCCGCCCAGGACCCGGTCGCCGAGGCGCTCTACGACCGCGCCGCACACCCACCGCCCCCTGCCGGCACGTACCAGCCGCAGCAGATGTACGCCCAGCCGCCGCAGTCGCCCTACGCGCCCGACCCTCAGGTGTGGGCCCAGACGCCCGCGCCGGAGCCGGAGGGCCCGACACGGCACCTGCCGTACGGCGACGACCCCAGGACCACCCAGTTCGTGGGAGTGGACGATCTGGTCTCCCAGGCGGGCGAGCCGCGCCAGGAACCGGACGCCTTCGCACACCTCTACAGGGACCAGCAGCAGAACAGCGGTCACCCGTCGTACGAGCAGCCCTCGGTCCCCGGACCGTCCCAGGCCCCCGGACAGATGGCCCAGGGCCAGTACACGGCACAGGGCCAGTACGGGGCGCAGGGTCCGTACGGCGCGCCCGGCCAGACCGCACCGGCCCCGCCCCTCGTGGACGAACCGCCCGCCCCGGAGCCCGCTGCCTCGCCGGCTCCCAAGAAGGGCGGTCGCGCCGCAGGGCTGATGAAGTCCAGCGCCGTGATGGCGGCCGGCACGATGGTCTCCCGCCTCACCGGCTTCATCCGCTCCGCGCTGATCGTGTCGGCCATCGGCGTCGGCTTCCTCGGCGACACCTTCCAGGTCGCCTACCAGCTGCCGACGATGCTCTACATCCTCACGGTCGGCGGCGGTCTCAACTCCGTCTTCGTGCCGCAGCTCGTGCGCGCCATGAAGGACGACGAGGACGGGGGCGAGGCGTACGCCAACCGCCTGCTGACCCTCGTCATGGTGGCGCTCGGCGGGCTCACCGCGCTCGCGATCTTCGCTGCGCCGCTCCTGATCCGCCTGATGTCCCCCTCGATCGCCAGCGATCCCGCGGCGAATCAGGTCGCGATCACCTTCGTCCAGTACTTCCTGCCCTCGATCTTCTTCATGGGCATCCATGTGGTGATGGGCCAGATCCTCAACGCGCGCGGGAAGTTCGGCGCGATGATGTGGACCCCGGTCCTGAACAACATCGTCATCATCGTGACGCTGGGCATGTTCATCTTCGTCTACGGCACAGCGGCCGACTCCGGGATGAAGGTCACGACCATCCCGCCGGAGGGCCAGCGGCTCCTCGGCATCGGTGTCCTGCTCGGCCTCGTGGTCCAGGCGCTGGCGATGATCCCCTACCTGCGCGAGACCGGCTTCCGGCTGCGGCTGCGCTTCGACTGGAAGGGCCATGGCCTCGGCAAGGCCATGACGCTCGCCAAGTGGACGATCCTGTTCGTCCTCGCCAACCAGGCGGGCGCCATGGTCGTCGTCTGGCTGTCCACCGCGGCGGGCAAGGCCTCGCCCATGGACGGCACCGGTTTCTCCGCCTACGCCAACGCGCAGCTCATCTGGGGCCTTCCGCAGGCGATCATCACGGTCTCCCTGATGGCCGCGCTGCTGCCGCGTCTGTCGCGGTCGGCGGCCGAGGGCGACGCGGGCGCCGTCCGCGACGACATCTCCCAGGGCCTGCGCACCACGGCGGTCGCGATCGTGCCGATCGCGTTCGGTTTCCTCTCGCTCGGCATCCCCATGTGCACGCTGATGTTCGGCTCCTCGGGCACCAGCGCGGCCACCAACATGGGCTTCATGCTGATGGCGTTCGGTCTCGGCCTGATCCCGTACTCGGTGCAGTACGTCGTCCTGCGCGCCTTCTACGCCTACGAGGACACCCGAACCCCCTTCTACAACACAGTCATCGTGGCCGCGGTCAACGCGGGCGCGTCGGCGGTCTGCTACTTCGTCGTCCCGGCCCGCTGGGCCGTGGTCGGCATGGCCGCCTCGTACGGCCTGGCGTACGCGATCGGTGTCGGCGTCGCCTGGAGCCGGCTGCGCAAGCGGCTGGGCGGGGACCTCGACGGCGCCCGTGTCCTGCGGACTTACGCCCGGCTGTGCATCGCGTCGATCCCGGCCGCACTGCTCAGCGGCGCGGCCTGCTACGGCATCGGCCAGACCATCGGCCAGGGCGTCTTGGGCTCGCTCGCCGGGGTACTGGCCGGCGGTGCCGTGCTTCTCGGGATCTTCTTCGTCGCCGCCCGCCGCATGCGCATCGAGGAACTCAACTCGCTGGTCGGCATGGTCCGCGGACGCCTGGGACGCTGA
- a CDS encoding DUF6049 family protein has translation MADAADFQGTSASPARRWLRRTGALLAGAPLLAGLLQLPAAAPADAAGQEAPQATGGAGSVAVAVDSLTPTAPSDGDTVTVQGTVTNNGRQAVTDAHVDLRVGPSLDTRSSIDALAKKSNDVQGPAGKAVGGKYSEKFSKLTPGVAEPFNISVPADELDLGPDGVYQLAVALSGETSAQPWDQVLGVQRTFLPWQPEEAGTKTKTTFMWPLTSTVHMTAETGSNEQQTPVFRNDDLAEEIAPGGRLDQMVSLGKGLDITWVIDPDLLASVDAMTRNYEVRGEDGTTTAGRNQAVAKRWLAELQQAVTGKEVVALPFGDPDLASLAHNGTNVTGSLSHLKEATDVVEDTVETILHVKPSTDFAWPADGAVDPSIVKVATSAGADKVIARSDSLQDNLSYTPSAARPVGGGTTAVVADARLSTAFQGNLTKASASTLAVQRFLAQSLALGQQSGKQRSVVVAPQRMPSVSQAQAMAEALGTLQSGNWAESQDLTDAAKAKPDPAANTKVPSASAYPSSLRNQELLRAGFEQIARTQGKLDSFKVILTDQSRVVTPFGRAMNREMSTSWRGRGVAAVGYRDGVESYLDGLTDGVKLIEKSETKLSGRSATIPVTVQNNLVQGVEHLQLRLTSKNPTRLKIGDDAYEEQRVTVNGGHSQSVKFTTSANANGRAEVVAQLYTEDGQKYGAPVTFDVKVTEVTATVMLVIGGGVLLLVLAGFRMYTQRKRAAAREADTDEDGPAEPDDDADSPQGPAGAAQNPEAPGDRLQQKTEAGSRAEGPEQPSDPAPDTAAESADPSGTGERVDR, from the coding sequence GTGGCCGACGCGGCAGACTTCCAGGGGACCAGTGCCTCACCTGCCCGCCGGTGGCTGCGGCGCACCGGGGCACTGCTCGCCGGTGCGCCCCTGCTGGCCGGGCTGCTCCAGCTGCCCGCCGCGGCCCCGGCGGACGCGGCCGGACAGGAGGCCCCGCAGGCGACCGGCGGCGCGGGCTCGGTGGCCGTCGCTGTCGACTCGCTCACCCCCACCGCCCCCAGCGACGGGGACACGGTGACGGTGCAGGGCACGGTCACCAACAACGGCAGGCAAGCGGTCACCGACGCCCACGTCGATCTGCGGGTGGGTCCCTCACTCGACACCCGCTCCTCCATCGACGCCCTCGCCAAGAAGAGCAACGACGTCCAGGGCCCCGCCGGCAAGGCGGTCGGCGGCAAGTACAGCGAGAAGTTCTCCAAGCTCACCCCCGGCGTGGCCGAGCCCTTCAACATCTCCGTGCCGGCCGACGAGCTGGACCTCGGCCCGGACGGCGTCTACCAGCTGGCCGTCGCGCTCTCCGGGGAGACCTCCGCGCAGCCCTGGGACCAGGTCCTGGGGGTCCAGCGCACCTTCCTGCCGTGGCAGCCCGAGGAAGCCGGCACCAAGACGAAGACCACGTTCATGTGGCCGCTCACCTCCACCGTCCATATGACGGCGGAGACGGGGTCGAACGAGCAGCAGACACCGGTCTTCCGCAACGACGACCTCGCCGAGGAGATCGCCCCCGGCGGCCGCCTCGACCAGATGGTGTCGCTGGGCAAGGGCCTCGACATCACCTGGGTGATCGACCCTGACCTGCTGGCATCCGTCGACGCGATGACGCGGAACTACGAGGTCAGAGGCGAGGACGGCACCACCACCGCCGGCCGTAACCAGGCGGTCGCCAAGCGGTGGCTCGCCGAGCTCCAGCAGGCCGTCACGGGCAAGGAGGTCGTCGCCCTGCCCTTCGGCGACCCGGATCTGGCCTCCCTCGCCCACAACGGCACGAACGTCACGGGCTCGCTGAGCCACCTCAAGGAGGCCACCGACGTCGTCGAGGACACGGTGGAGACGATCCTCCACGTGAAGCCGTCCACCGACTTCGCCTGGCCCGCGGACGGGGCCGTCGATCCGTCGATCGTGAAGGTCGCCACCTCGGCGGGCGCCGACAAGGTGATCGCCCGCAGTGACAGCCTCCAGGACAACCTGTCGTACACGCCCTCCGCGGCCCGGCCCGTCGGCGGCGGCACCACGGCGGTCGTCGCGGACGCCAGGCTGTCCACGGCGTTCCAGGGCAACCTGACGAAGGCTTCCGCGTCCACCCTCGCCGTGCAGCGCTTCCTGGCCCAGAGCCTGGCGCTCGGCCAGCAGAGCGGCAAGCAGCGCAGTGTCGTCGTCGCCCCGCAGCGCATGCCCTCCGTGAGCCAGGCGCAGGCCATGGCCGAGGCTCTGGGGACCCTCCAGAGCGGGAACTGGGCCGAGTCGCAGGACCTCACGGACGCCGCCAAGGCCAAGCCGGACCCGGCGGCCAACACCAAGGTGCCGTCGGCCTCGGCCTACCCGTCCTCGCTGCGCAACCAGGAGCTGCTGCGGGCCGGCTTCGAGCAGATCGCGAGGACGCAGGGCAAGCTCGACAGCTTCAAGGTGATCCTCACCGACCAGTCCCGGGTGGTGACCCCCTTCGGGCGGGCGATGAACCGCGAGATGTCCACGTCGTGGCGTGGCCGGGGCGTCGCGGCAGTGGGATACCGCGACGGCGTCGAGTCGTACCTCGACGGGCTCACCGACGGGGTCAAGCTGATCGAGAAGTCGGAGACCAAGCTCTCCGGCCGCAGCGCCACCATCCCCGTGACCGTCCAGAACAACCTGGTCCAGGGCGTCGAGCACCTGCAGCTGCGGCTCACGTCGAAGAACCCGACGCGCCTGAAGATCGGCGACGACGCCTACGAGGAACAGCGCGTCACCGTGAACGGCGGCCACAGCCAGTCGGTGAAGTTCACCACGTCCGCCAACGCCAACGGCCGGGCGGAGGTCGTCGCCCAGCTCTACACGGAGGACGGCCAGAAGTACGGCGCTCCCGTCACCTTCGACGTGAAGGTCACCGAGGTCACGGCCACCGTGATGCTGGTCATCGGCGGCGGTGTCCTGCTCCTGGTCCTCGCGGGCTTCCGTATGTACACCCAGCGCAAGCGCGCCGCCGCCCGCGAAGCGGACACGGACGAGGACGGCCCCGCCGAGCCGGACGACGACGCCGACAGCCCGCAGGGCCCGGCCGGCGCTGCGCAGAACCCCGAGGCCCCCGGCGACCGTCTCCAGCAGAAGACGGAGGCCGGATCGCGGGCTGAGGGCCCGGAGCAGCCGAGTGACCCGGCCCCGGACACCGCAGCGGAAAGCGCCGACCCGTCCGGCACGGGTGAGAGAGTGGACCGTTAG
- a CDS encoding CCA tRNA nucleotidyltransferase — MPNANEETSSALSQVQHRAVSELLRVAPVADDLARRFREAGFSLALVGGSVRDALLGRLGNDLDFTTDARPQDVLKIVRPWADAVWEVGIAFGTVGAQKDGYQIEVTTYRSEAYDRTSRKPEVSYGDSIEEDLVRRDFTVNAMAVALPEKEFVDPHGGLEDLAARVLRTPGTPEESFSDDPLRMMRAARFAAQLDFEVAPEVITAMTEMAGRLDIVSAERVRDELNKLVLSRHPRKGLTLLVETGLAERVLPELPALRLERDEHHRHKDVYDHTLIVLEQAMALEDDGPDLTLRLAALLHDIGKPRTRRFETDGRVSFHHHEVVGAKMTKKRMTALKYSNELVKDVSRLVELHLRFHGYGTGEWTDSAVRRYVRDAGPLLDRLHKLTRSDCTTRNKRKATALSRAYDGLEDRIASLQEQEELDSIRPDLDGNQIMEILGVAPGPVIGRAYKHMLELRLENGPMEHEVALAALKEWWAEQEG, encoded by the coding sequence GTGCCGAACGCCAACGAAGAAACGTCCAGTGCCCTCAGCCAGGTGCAGCACCGTGCGGTGAGTGAACTGCTGCGGGTCGCTCCTGTCGCCGATGACCTCGCCCGCCGATTCCGGGAGGCCGGGTTCTCACTCGCCCTGGTCGGCGGCTCGGTCCGGGACGCGCTGCTGGGCCGGCTCGGCAACGACCTGGACTTCACGACCGACGCCCGTCCCCAGGACGTACTCAAGATCGTGCGCCCGTGGGCCGACGCCGTCTGGGAGGTCGGGATCGCCTTCGGCACCGTCGGCGCCCAGAAGGACGGCTACCAGATCGAGGTCACCACCTACCGTTCGGAGGCCTACGACCGCACCTCGCGCAAGCCCGAGGTGTCGTACGGCGACTCCATCGAGGAGGACCTCGTCCGTCGTGACTTCACCGTGAACGCGATGGCCGTCGCGTTGCCGGAGAAGGAGTTCGTCGACCCGCACGGTGGGCTCGAGGATCTCGCGGCGCGTGTGCTGCGCACTCCTGGCACCCCGGAGGAGTCCTTCTCGGACGACCCGCTGCGGATGATGCGGGCCGCGCGCTTCGCGGCTCAGCTCGACTTCGAGGTCGCCCCCGAGGTCATCACGGCGATGACGGAGATGGCCGGGCGTCTCGACATCGTCTCGGCCGAGCGGGTGCGGGACGAGCTGAACAAGCTGGTCCTGTCGCGTCACCCGCGCAAGGGCCTGACGCTGCTTGTCGAGACCGGCCTCGCCGAGCGTGTGCTGCCCGAGCTGCCCGCCCTGCGCCTGGAGCGTGATGAGCACCACCGGCACAAGGACGTCTACGACCACACGCTGATCGTCCTGGAGCAGGCGATGGCGCTGGAGGACGACGGTCCCGACCTGACGCTCCGCCTGGCCGCCCTGCTCCATGACATCGGCAAGCCGCGCACCCGTCGCTTCGAGACGGACGGCCGGGTCTCGTTCCACCACCACGAGGTGGTCGGGGCGAAGATGACCAAGAAGCGCATGACGGCCCTCAAGTACTCCAACGAGCTGGTGAAAGACGTCTCACGTCTGGTCGAGCTCCACCTGCGCTTCCATGGCTACGGCACCGGCGAGTGGACGGACTCCGCGGTCCGCCGCTACGTCCGTGACGCCGGCCCGCTCCTCGATCGCCTCCACAAGCTGACCCGCTCGGACTGCACCACGCGCAACAAGCGCAAGGCGACGGCCCTGTCGCGTGCGTACGACGGTCTCGAGGATCGGATCGCCAGCCTTCAGGAGCAGGAGGAGCTGGACTCCATCCGCCCTGACCTCGACGGCAACCAGATCATGGAGATCCTCGGCGTCGCTCCCGGCCCGGTCATCGGCCGCGCTTACAAGCACATGCTGGAGCTGCGGCTGGAGAACGGCCCGATGGAGCACGAGGTCGCGCTGGCCGCGCTCAAGGAGTGGTGGGCCGAGCAGGAGGGCTGA
- a CDS encoding LppU/SCO3897 family protein, translated as MTTPPPQGNPFAQNQPAGPPQAPYPPQGGYPQQPGQPGFPPQGAPYAPVPPQPSGRKLSFKTIKNIVIVIAVASVAIGGWITSRDDANTAAVGDCMHRGSTSDNNPDLEVVKCSDAKAQYIVLAKIEGAYLTDTLASSKCRSEAKDFQYSYTESGDGKDFLLCLKDYKK; from the coding sequence ATGACCACTCCGCCGCCCCAGGGCAACCCGTTCGCCCAGAACCAGCCCGCGGGTCCGCCCCAGGCTCCCTACCCGCCGCAGGGCGGCTACCCCCAGCAGCCCGGCCAGCCCGGCTTCCCGCCCCAGGGCGCTCCGTACGCCCCGGTCCCGCCGCAGCCGTCCGGCCGCAAGCTCAGCTTCAAGACCATCAAGAACATCGTGATCGTCATCGCGGTGGCGAGCGTGGCCATCGGCGGCTGGATAACCAGCCGGGACGACGCCAACACGGCGGCCGTCGGCGACTGCATGCACCGCGGCAGCACCAGCGACAACAACCCCGACCTCGAGGTCGTCAAGTGCAGCGACGCGAAGGCTCAGTACATCGTGCTGGCCAAGATCGAGGGCGCGTACCTCACGGACACGCTGGCGTCGAGCAAGTGCCGGTCCGAGGCCAAGGACTTCCAGTACTCGTACACCGAGAGCGGTGACGGCAAGGACTTCCTGCTCTGCCTGAAGGACTACAAGAAGTAA
- a CDS encoding MFS transporter: MAVVRDLRVLLRFQGFRRLLAVRLLSQGADGVYQVALAAYVVFSPERQTSAAAVASAMAVLLLPYSLVGPFAGVLLDRWRRRQVLLYGSLLRALLASATALLILSPAPDWLFYVSALCVTAVNRFVLSGLSASLPRVVDAERLVIANSLSPTAGTLAATAGGGLAFAVRLVVADSDAAVVLVAAGLYLCAAVASLSMARELLGPDRTLVRERFGLAVTGTARDLVAGVRHLAAPERREAAWALAAMSLMRFCYGALLVMLLMLCRYALTSTTDDGLALLGLALGVSGAGFFAAAVVTPWAAGRLGPGRWIVVCAGAAALLEPALGLPFATTPLMVAAFVLGLTTQGAKIATDTIVQSSVEDGFRGRIFSVYDVLFNAFFVGAAAVAALMLPPDGRSAPLVITIAVIYAAVAAAMARFGHQ, encoded by the coding sequence ATGGCCGTCGTCCGTGACCTGCGCGTCCTGTTGCGCTTCCAGGGCTTCCGGCGTCTGCTCGCCGTGCGCCTGCTCTCCCAGGGCGCCGACGGCGTGTACCAGGTCGCGCTCGCCGCGTACGTCGTCTTCTCTCCGGAGAGGCAGACCTCGGCCGCGGCGGTGGCCTCCGCGATGGCGGTGCTGCTGCTCCCGTACTCCCTCGTCGGCCCGTTCGCCGGTGTGCTGCTGGACCGCTGGCGGCGCCGCCAGGTCCTGCTGTACGGCAGCCTGCTGCGCGCCCTGCTGGCCTCGGCGACGGCCTTGCTGATACTCAGCCCGGCTCCCGACTGGCTCTTCTACGTCTCCGCCCTGTGTGTCACCGCGGTCAACCGGTTCGTTCTCTCGGGCCTGTCCGCCTCGCTGCCGCGGGTGGTCGACGCCGAGCGCCTGGTCATCGCCAACTCCCTCTCCCCGACCGCCGGAACGCTGGCGGCGACCGCGGGCGGTGGCCTGGCCTTCGCCGTACGCCTGGTGGTCGCGGACTCCGACGCCGCCGTGGTGCTCGTGGCGGCCGGGCTGTATCTCTGCGCGGCTGTGGCGTCGCTGAGCATGGCGCGGGAACTGCTCGGCCCCGACCGGACCTTGGTACGCGAGCGGTTCGGGCTCGCTGTCACGGGCACCGCCCGCGATCTGGTGGCCGGCGTACGTCACCTGGCCGCGCCGGAGCGCAGGGAGGCCGCCTGGGCGCTGGCGGCGATGTCGCTGATGCGGTTCTGCTACGGCGCCCTGCTGGTCATGCTGCTGATGCTCTGCCGGTACGCGCTCACCTCGACCACGGACGACGGGCTCGCCCTGCTGGGACTGGCGTTGGGCGTCTCGGGGGCGGGGTTCTTCGCGGCGGCCGTGGTGACACCCTGGGCCGCGGGGCGGCTGGGGCCGGGCCGCTGGATCGTCGTGTGCGCGGGGGCCGCCGCGCTGCTGGAGCCCGCTCTGGGGCTGCCGTTCGCGACCACCCCGCTGATGGTCGCGGCCTTCGTCCTGGGGCTGACCACCCAGGGCGCGAAGATCGCCACGGACACCATCGTCCAGTCGTCCGTGGAGGACGGTTTCCGTGGCCGGATCTTTTCCGTCTACGACGTCCTCTTCAACGCTTTCTTCGTCGGCGCCGCCGCCGTGGCCGCCCTGATGCTGCCGCCGGACGGCCGATCCGCGCCGCTGGTGATCACGATCGCCGTCATCTACGCGGCAGTAGCGGCTGCTATGGCCCGGTTTGGCCACCAGTAA
- a CDS encoding inositol-3-phosphate synthase, with the protein MGSVRVAIVGVGNCAASLVQGVEYYKDADPASKVPGLMHVQFGEYHVRDVEFVAAFDVDAKKVGLDLADAIGASENNTIKICDVPSTGVTVQRGHTLDGLGRYYRETIEESAEEPVDVVQILKDKQIDVLVCYLPVGSEDAAKFYAQCAIDAKVAFVNALPVFIAGTKEWADKFTEAGVPIVGDDIKSQVGATITHRVMAKLFEDRGVVLDRTMQLNVGGNMDFKNMLERDRLESKKISKTQAVTSQIRDRELGEGNVHIGPSDYVAWLDDRKWAYVRLEGRAFGDVPLNLEYKLEVWDSPNSAGVIIDALRAAKIAKDRGIGGPILSASSYFMKSPPVQYFDDEARENVEKFIKGEVER; encoded by the coding sequence ATGGGTTCGGTTCGCGTAGCCATCGTCGGCGTGGGCAACTGCGCCGCCTCGCTGGTACAGGGAGTCGAGTACTACAAGGACGCCGACCCGGCGTCCAAGGTGCCGGGCCTGATGCACGTCCAGTTCGGCGAGTACCACGTCCGCGACGTCGAGTTCGTCGCCGCGTTCGACGTGGACGCCAAGAAGGTCGGTCTCGACCTCGCGGACGCCATCGGCGCCTCCGAGAACAACACCATCAAGATCTGCGACGTGCCCAGCACCGGCGTGACGGTCCAGCGCGGCCACACCCTCGACGGCCTCGGCCGGTACTACCGCGAGACGATCGAGGAGTCCGCCGAGGAGCCGGTCGACGTCGTCCAGATCCTCAAGGACAAGCAGATCGACGTCCTCGTCTGCTACCTGCCCGTCGGCTCCGAGGACGCGGCGAAGTTCTACGCCCAGTGCGCCATCGACGCCAAGGTCGCCTTCGTCAACGCCCTTCCGGTCTTCATCGCCGGCACCAAGGAGTGGGCGGACAAGTTCACCGAGGCGGGCGTCCCGATCGTCGGCGACGACATCAAGTCGCAGGTCGGCGCCACCATCACGCACCGCGTCATGGCGAAGCTGTTCGAGGACCGGGGTGTCGTCCTGGACCGCACGATGCAGCTGAACGTCGGCGGCAACATGGACTTCAAGAACATGCTCGAGCGCGACCGCCTCGAGTCGAAGAAGATCTCCAAGACGCAGGCCGTCACCTCCCAGATCCGCGACCGCGAGCTGGGCGAGGGCAACGTCCACATCGGCCCGTCCGACTACGTCGCCTGGCTGGACGACCGCAAGTGGGCCTATGTCCGCCTCGAGGGCCGTGCCTTCGGTGACGTCCCGCTGAACCTGGAGTACAAGCTCGAGGTCTGGGACTCCCCGAACTCCGCCGGCGTCATCATCGACGCCCTGCGCGCCGCGAAGATCGCCAAGGACCGGGGCATCGGCGGCCCGATCCTCTCCGCGTCGAGCTACTTCATGAAGTCCCCGCCCGTGCAGTACTTCGACGACGAGGCCCGCGAGAACGTCGAGAAGTTCATCAAGGGTGAGGTCGAGCGCTGA